A DNA window from Primulina tabacum isolate GXHZ01 chromosome 12, ASM2559414v2, whole genome shotgun sequence contains the following coding sequences:
- the LOC142520646 gene encoding uncharacterized protein At2g34160-like isoform X1, whose product MEEITEGVNKMNIVEFQKKNRIQVSHTKKPLFFYVNLTKRYMQQYNEVELSALGMAISTVVSIAEILKNNGFAVEKKIMTSTVEIKDDSRGRPVQKAKIEIVLGKTANFDELMAAAQEDGENGHGDD is encoded by the exons ATGGAGGAGATAACGGAGGGAGTGAACAAGATGAACATCGTGGAATTCCAGAAGAAGAACCGGATTCAAGTCTCCCATACCAAGAAGCCTCTTTTCTTTTACGTCAATCTCACCAAG AGATACATGCAACAGTACAATGAGGTGGAGCTTTCGGCTCTTGGAATGG CAATTTCAACAGTTGTCTCAATAGCTGAAATATTGAAAAACAATGGTTTTGCTGTTGAGAAGA AAATCATGACATCCACAGTGGAGATAAAGGATGATTCAAGGGGCAGGCCCGTTCAAAAAGCGAAG ATTGAAATAGTGTTGGGAAAAACAGCAAACTTCGACGAATTAATGGCTGCTGCACAGGAGGATGGCGAGAATGGCCATGGTGACGACTAG
- the LOC142520646 gene encoding uncharacterized protein At2g34160-like isoform X2 has translation MEEITEGVNKMNIVEFQKKNRIQVSHTKKPLFFYVNLTKRYMQQYNEVELSALGMAISTVVSIAEILKNNGFAVEKKIMTSTVEIKDDSRGRPVQKAKLPTGASYLTLHI, from the exons ATGGAGGAGATAACGGAGGGAGTGAACAAGATGAACATCGTGGAATTCCAGAAGAAGAACCGGATTCAAGTCTCCCATACCAAGAAGCCTCTTTTCTTTTACGTCAATCTCACCAAG AGATACATGCAACAGTACAATGAGGTGGAGCTTTCGGCTCTTGGAATGG CAATTTCAACAGTTGTCTCAATAGCTGAAATATTGAAAAACAATGGTTTTGCTGTTGAGAAGA AAATCATGACATCCACAGTGGAGATAAAGGATGATTCAAGGGGCAGGCCCGTTCAAAAAGCGAAG CTCCCAACCGGTGCAAGTTATTTGACACTGCATATCTAA
- the LOC142520437 gene encoding uncharacterized protein At2g29880-like, protein MGDSQAKYNVWTTEESNELLKIMVDGAIRGWRDKNGVFNKKTVEKKILPALNEKLECEKTITQYQIRLKWFKQRYNNYCKLIRHNSGFGWDSVTKKFTAKDEVWDDYFKSHPKHEHYRTDTFEDYEDLRIAVGTGTATGKYSIELGDDTDARTFDIEENRETNLLDDYVFDYDSGEFVQSDKQESSHQLPFFEDSALPLSPQPRSSEVPPTTKKRNRTEFEAKSSTFKNTDPNYICEISHTLEKVVSKIELIGNACDTCWDAIKEIPNLDNRTRYKVLDLLNTRSKKMDFLKMTIEERSGWIDYKLNE, encoded by the exons ATGGGAGATTCACAAGCAAAATATAATGTGTGGACGACTGAAGAGAGTAATGAATTGCTAAAAATCATGGTTGATGGCGCAATACGAGGATGGCGTGATAAAAATGGAGTATTTAACAAGAAAACTGTGGAGAAAAAAATACTTCCTGCTCTAAACGAAAAACTTGAATGTGAAAAGACTATTACACAATATCAAATTCGTTTAAAGTGGTTCAAACAACGATACAACAATTATTGTAAGCTTATACGTCATAACTCTGGTTTTGGATGGGATTCCGTGACAAAGAAATTCACTGCTAAAGATGAAGTATGGGATGATTATTTCAAG TCTCATCCTAAACATGAACATTATCGGACAGACACTTTTGAGGATTATGAAGATTTGAGGATTGCGGTCGGGACTGGAACTGCTACTGGAAAATACTCAATTGAACTAGGAGATGATACTGATGCAAGAACATTTGATATAGAAGAAAATAGGGAAACTAATTTATTAGATGATTATGTCTTTGATTATGATAGTGGTGAATTCGTGCAAAGTGACAAACAAGAATCTTCACACCAGCTTCCATTTTTTGAAGACTCTGCTTTACCATTATCCCCTCAGCCCAGAAGTTCAGAGGTTCCACCAACTACAAAAAAACGAAATAGGACTGAGTTTGAAGCAAAATCAAGCACATTCAAAAATACAGACCCAAATTATATATGTGAAATATCTCACACTCTTGAGAAAGTAGTTTCTAAGATAGAATTAATAGGGAATGCATGTGATACTTGTTGGGATGCTATCAAAGAGATCCCAAATTTGGATAATCGTACTCGATACAAAGTGCTTGATTTACTTAACACCAGATCAAAGAAGATGGATTTCTTGAAAATGACAATTGAAGAGCGTTCGGGATGGATAGACtataaattaaatgaatga
- the LOC142520521 gene encoding phosphatidylcholine:diacylglycerol cholinephosphotransferase 2-like has translation MNGATTRLRSSTNKRPTQSAPTNGVYKQLSDSPDMIQKRFTSSSIFDKNIRCHVSNAHFLKWTAGDVYGTARNHPVPFAFAACVLFFMVVEYTLNMVPSTAPPFDLGFVATAALHRSLAAKPDLNTLLAGLNTVFVGMQTAYIIGTFVIEGRPRATLSALFMFTCRGILGYVTQLPVPQEFLGSGADFPVGNVSFFLFYSGHVAASVIASLDMKRMQRWEFAYTFDALNVLQVVRLLTTRGHYTIDLAVGVGAGILFDSLAGKYEHKKKENGVSCNETI, from the exons ATGAACGGAGCCACCACCCGCCTCCGTTCCTCTACTAACAAAAGACCCACACAGTCCGCACCCACCAACGGCGTCTACAAGCAACTCTCGGATTCTCCCGACATGATCCAGAAAAGATTCACCTCGTCCTCGATCTTCGATaaaaatatccgttgccacgtgAGCAACGCTCATTTCTTGAAATGGACCGCGGGGGACGTGTACGGGACTGCGAGGAATCACCCCGTGCCGTTCGCCTTCGCTGCCTGCGTCCTGTTCTTCATGGTGGTTGAGTACACGCTAAACATGGTTCCGTCGACTGCTCCGCCGTTTGATCTGGGCTTTGTCGCCACCGCAGCCCTCCACCGGTCTCTCGCCGCCAAGCCCGACCTCAATACGCTTCTTGCTGGGCTTAATACG GTGTTTGTGGGCATGCAAACGGCCTACATAATAGGTACCTTTGTGATTGAGGGAAGACCAAGAGCTACCTTATCAGCGCTGTTCATGTTCACATGTAGAGGAATTCTTGGATATGTCACACAGCTTCCAGTGCCCCAG GAATTCTTGGGTTCAGGTGCAGATTTTCCAGTGGGGAATGTGtcatttttcttgttttattcTGGCCATGTAGCTGCCTCGGTGATCGCTTCTTTAGACATGAAACGGATGCAAAGATGGGAATTCGCGTACACATTTGATGCCCTAAACGTCTTGCAAGTCGTTAGGTTACTAACTACTAGAGGTCACTACACGATCGACTTGGCAGTTGGTGTTGGGGCTGGGATACTCTTCGATTCTCTGGCCGGAAAGTATGAACATAAGAAGAAAGAAAATGGCGTGAGCTGTAATGAAACGATTTAA
- the LOC142520522 gene encoding protein POST-ILLUMINATION CHLOROPHYLL FLUORESCENCE INCREASE, chloroplastic-like isoform X1, which yields MAATAATSAALFNSSKQIVSNSTSSATSFWGSSLPRNYPSKRRLIKIRGQVIDAAATTPVADAPIMETKDYVLPRWATFDLGRAPVYWKTMNGLPPTAGERLKLFYNPMANKLVPNEDYGIAFNGGFNQPIMCGGEPRVMLQKVRGKADPPFYTIQICIPKHALSLIFSFTNGVDWDGPYKLQFQVPKAWRNRPMDFFSEGLAKELSKEGACDKAIFPDNNIVVTRCAMIGNLTLEGGDRCNLDLVPGCTDPNSLLFNPLANVDDGSCPPYLDSED from the exons ATGGCTGCGACAGCTGCTACAAGTGCTGCTCTGTTTAATTCTTCCAAACAAATAGTATCAAACTCTACTTCTTCAG CCACTAGTTTTTGGGGGAGTTCTTTGCCTAGAAATTATCCAAGTAAGAGAAGATTAATTAAGATTAGAGGGCAAGTAATTGATGCTGCTGCTACTACTCCAGTTGCAGATGCCCCCATTATGGAAACTAAAGA tTATGTGCTTCCTAGATGGGCCACCTTTGATCTTGGAAGAGCTCCAGTCTACTGGAAGACCATGAACGGCCTTCCCCCTACTGCT GGTGAGAGACTAAAGCTATTCTATAATCCTATGGCAAACAAACTTGTTCCCAACGAAGACTACGGAATTGCTTTTAATG GAGGGTTCAATCAGCCCATCATGTGTGGTGGTGAGCCACGAGTAATGCTCCAGAAAGTAAGAGGAAAAGCCGATCCTCCTTTTTACACAATCCAAATATGCATCCCAAAGCATG CATTAAGTTTAATATTTTCATTTACGAATGGAGTCGATTGGGACGGTCCCTACAAGCTACAATTTCAAGTGCCAAAGGCTTGGCGGAATAGACCAATGGACTTTTTCTCTGAG GGTCTTGCCAAGGAGCTGAGCAAGGAAGGTGCATGTGACAAAGCAATATTTCCTGATAATAACATAGTGGTCACTAGATGTGCTATGATCGGTAACTTAACTTTGGAAGGA GGTGACCGCTGCAATCTTGATCTCGTACCTGGATGTACTGATCCAAACTCGCTCCTTTTCAACCCACTGGCCAATGTGGACGATGGTTCTTGCCCTCCTTACTTAGATTCTGAGGACTAG
- the LOC142520756 gene encoding TORTIFOLIA1-like protein 3: MHASNSKQAQAREFKHRVLTCLHKLSDRDTHSAAATELESIAKTLPAASLPTFLSSISATDSSDKSPVRRQCLRLVSVLSENHGNSLSPHLSKILTSIVRRLRDPDSSVRTACVAAALSLSSHVTNPPFTSLTKPFLESLFVEQDIHTQTGAALCLAAIIEGSRSVDVGSLRRLLPRLQKLGKCDSFKAKAALLVAIGIIVGVKGVLSNCGKIVIKNLVVCLVEFLSSDDWAARKAAAEALVKVVAVEKDSLSEYKDSCLKSFEAKKFDKVKAAREAMNLLIEVWKEIPDLSGAESPPPGSQASAKEKANDGCPLVTKSYIGSTKPTPHVRRRIPLENPPCRTTPLSDNSPVSTARKGTTFGSNENKSRPAMFRKLDLKKSTSNGNVEIAVPIPTSGSSGASVFDDNPLDKEDSKQFEKPEFRRALFDETGDAGQNQRECEDLTHIRNQLVQIENQQSHLLDLLQRFMGNSQIGMQSLEARVHGLELALDEISLDLAVSTGRMSQNNADGSMCCKLPSTNFLTWKLWGRTEGRSSTSRLLTSCGTPAAAAARGIDRNGDDTMPRLENRGYQVQGGLGIIKNPLADTRRA, from the exons ATGCACGCTTCCAATTCGAAGCAAGCGCAGGCACGCGAGTTCAAGCACCGCGTGCTCACGTGCCTCCACAAGCTCTCCGACCGGGACACGCATTCCGCCGCGGCTACTGAGCTCGAGTCCATCGCCAAAACCCTCCCCGCCGCTTCTCTGCCGACGTTCCTGTCATCTATCTCCGCCACCGATTCGTCCGACAAGTCCCCCGTCCGCCGCCAGTGCCTCCGCCTAGTCTCCGTTCTGTCCGAGAATCATGGAAACTCCCTTTCCCCTCACCTCTCCAAAATTCTCACCTCCATCGTTCGCCGACTCCGAGATCCGGACTCCTCCGTACGCACCGCCTGCGTCGCTGCTGCCCTCTCCCTCTCCTCTCACGTCACAAATCCTCCATTTACTTCACTCACCAAACCATTCCTCGAATCTCTCTTCGTCGAGCAGGATATACATACTCAAACCGGGGCCGCATTATGTTTGGCTGCGATAATTGAAGGATCCCGAAGTGTAGACGTTGGGAGCTTGAGAAGATTGTTGCCGAGGCTTCAGAAACTTGGGAAATGTGATAGTTTCAAGGCGAAAGCTGCCCTTCTGGTGGCGATTGGCATTATTGTTGGAGTGAAGGGAGTGTTGAGTAATTGTGGGAAGATTGTGATCAAGAATTTGGTCGTGTGTTTGGTGGAGTTCTTGAGTAGCGATGATTGGGCTGCGAGGAAAGCTGCGGCCGAGGCATTGGTAAAAGTTGTGGCGGTGGAGAAAGACTCCTTGTCGGAGTACAAGGATTCATGCTTGAAAAGTTTTGAAGCTAAGAAATTTGACAAG GTGAAGGCGGCACGGGAGGCGATGAATCTGTTAATAGAGGTTTGGAAGGAGATTCCCGATCTGTCTGGAGCTGAATCACCGCCACCCGGATCACAAGCATCTGCTAAAG AAAAGGCTAACGATGGGTGTCCTCTTGTCACCAAATCGTACATTGGTTCTACAAAGCCGACGCCTCATGTTCGGAGAAGGATCCCACTTGAAAACCCACCTTGTAGAACAACACCTCTGTCCGATAACTCTCCGGTCTCCACAGCTCGAAAAGGAACTACTTTTGGTAGTAATGAAAATAAAAGTCGGCCAGCCATGTTTAGGAAGTTGGATCTCAAGAAATCGACTTCGAATGGGAACGTTGAAATTGCTGTTCCAATTCCAACTTCTGGTTCTTCCGGCGCATCTGTTTTTGATGATAATCCACTGGACAAAGAGGATAGCAAACAATTTGAGAAGCCCGAGTTTAGACGGGCCTTGTTCGATGAGACCGGAGATGCCGGTCAAAACCAGAGAGAATGTGAGGACCTGACTCATATCCGAAATCAACTTGTTCAGATTGAAAATCAGCAGTCGCATTTGTTAGACCTTCTCCAG AGATTTATGGGGAACTCACAGATAGGTATGCAATCTCTGGAGGCGCGTGTTCATGGTTTGGAACTGGCTTTGGATGAAATTTCACTTGATTTAGCTGTTTCAACCGGAAGGATGTCACAAAATAATGCTGATGGATCCATGTGTTGCAAGTTACCAAGTACAAATTTCTTGACCTGGAAATTgtggggaagaacagaaggtcGTTCCTCAACCTCCCGATTGCTTACATCTTGTGGAACCCCTGCAGCGGCTGCAGCACGTGGCATCGATAGGAATGGTGATGATACAATGCCTAGGCTCGAAAATCGAGGGTATCAGGTCCAAGGTGGTTTAGGGATTATTAAGAACCCGTTGGCTGATACTCGTCGAGCTTGA
- the LOC142521405 gene encoding DCC family protein At1g52590, chloroplastic-like has product MALIFPAKCSSVAVPILPHLSPRRRGIILSASLSPSTEVDWVKETSSFFEKDPRPIMLFDGVCNLCNGGVKFVRNNDRKRNIRFEALQSEVGKKLLQRSGRAPNDISSVVLVDKDRSYIKSEAVLKIMQYIDLPFPQLALFLQFIPLFIRDFVYDNVADNRYSFFGRSDSCDL; this is encoded by the exons ATGGCGCTCATTTTCCCTGCCAAGTGCTCGAGCGTGGCAGTGCCCATTCTACCGCACCTTAGCCCGCGCCGTCGCGGGATTATCCTCTCCGCTAGTTTGTCGCCTTCGACGGAGGTGGACTGGGTAAAAGAAACTTCGAGCTTCTTTGAAAAGGACCCTCGACCGATCATGTTGTTTGACG GTGTTTGCAATTTATGTAATGGAGGCGTGAAGTTTGTCCGAAACAATGATCGAAAAAG GAACATTAGATTTGAAGCTCTACAGAGTGAAGTAGGCAAAAAACTGCTTCAGAGATCTGGAAGAGCACCAAATGATATTTCAAGTGTTGTACTTGTTGATAAAGATAG GTCATATATCAAGTCAGAAGCTGTACTAAAGATAATGCAATACATCGACTTGCCCTTTCCCCAGCTTGCTCTCTTTCTGCAATTCATACCACT ATTCATTCGAGATTTTGTATATGACAACGTCGCAGATAACAGATACAGTTTTTTCGGCCGCTCGGATTCATGTGACTTGTAG
- the LOC142520435 gene encoding uncharacterized protein LOC142520435, whose product MVKPGSGVPEKKRESPRFYPYFKDCIGAIDGTHIPAIVFGHDTNSYRNRHRTIFQNVLAACNFDLEFIYVFSGWEGSAHDSNILADALSRNNGLKVSQGKIFLLDCGYANRHQFLPPFRGVRYHLQEFTGQGRHPEDTKELFNLHHASLRNVIERIFGIFKSRFKIFKTAHPFPYTTQAELVLACAGLHNFLRKECRSDEFPAEPENEVPQPSSKQIYEDKNFDQIFGTEEQQRTNANAWRDTIANRIWSDVDHIHNNEP is encoded by the exons ATGGTCAAACCTGGATCTGGAGTtccagaaaaaaaaagagagagtcCAAgattttatccttattttaaa GATTGCATTGGGGCTATTGATGGCACTCATATTCCAGCAATAGTGTTTGGGCATGATACTAACAGTTATCGTAATCGTCACAGGACAATTTTTCAAAATGTTTTAGCAGCTTGTAACTTtgatttagaatttatttatgtGTTCAGTGGGTGGGAGGGATCTGCCCATGATTCAAACATATTGGCAGatgctttatcaagaaataacGGGCTTAAAGTGTCACAAG gtaaaatttttttattggatTGTGGATATGCAAATAGACATCAATTCTTGCCTCCTTTTAGAGGTGTTCGTTATCATCTCCAAGAATTCACTGGCCAAGGTCGTCACCCTGAAGATACAAAAGAGTTGTTCAATCTTCATCATGCCTCTTTGAGAAACGTCATTGAAAGGATATTCGGTATATTTAAATCGCgattcaaaatattcaaaactgCTCATCCATTTCCATATACAACACAGGCGGAGCTTGTATTGGCTTGTGCCGGATTGCACAATTTTCTTCGAAAGGAGTGTCGGTCTGATGAATTTCCAGCTGAACCAGAGAATGAAGTTCCACAACCTTCATCAAAACAAATTTACGAGGATAAAAACTTTGATCAAATATTTGGCACTGAAGAACAACAACGAACAAATGCAAATGCATGGAGAGATACTATAGCAAACAGAATATGGAGTGACGTTGATCATATTCACAATAACGAACCTTag
- the LOC142520522 gene encoding protein POST-ILLUMINATION CHLOROPHYLL FLUORESCENCE INCREASE, chloroplastic-like isoform X2: MLFYSYVLPRWATFDLGRAPVYWKTMNGLPPTAGERLKLFYNPMANKLVPNEDYGIAFNGGFNQPIMCGGEPRVMLQKVRGKADPPFYTIQICIPKHALSLIFSFTNGVDWDGPYKLQFQVPKAWRNRPMDFFSEGLAKELSKEGACDKAIFPDNNIVVTRCAMIGNLTLEGGDRCNLDLVPGCTDPNSLLFNPLANVDDGSCPPYLDSED, from the exons atgctgttttatagtTATGTGCTTCCTAGATGGGCCACCTTTGATCTTGGAAGAGCTCCAGTCTACTGGAAGACCATGAACGGCCTTCCCCCTACTGCT GGTGAGAGACTAAAGCTATTCTATAATCCTATGGCAAACAAACTTGTTCCCAACGAAGACTACGGAATTGCTTTTAATG GAGGGTTCAATCAGCCCATCATGTGTGGTGGTGAGCCACGAGTAATGCTCCAGAAAGTAAGAGGAAAAGCCGATCCTCCTTTTTACACAATCCAAATATGCATCCCAAAGCATG CATTAAGTTTAATATTTTCATTTACGAATGGAGTCGATTGGGACGGTCCCTACAAGCTACAATTTCAAGTGCCAAAGGCTTGGCGGAATAGACCAATGGACTTTTTCTCTGAG GGTCTTGCCAAGGAGCTGAGCAAGGAAGGTGCATGTGACAAAGCAATATTTCCTGATAATAACATAGTGGTCACTAGATGTGCTATGATCGGTAACTTAACTTTGGAAGGA GGTGACCGCTGCAATCTTGATCTCGTACCTGGATGTACTGATCCAAACTCGCTCCTTTTCAACCCACTGGCCAATGTGGACGATGGTTCTTGCCCTCCTTACTTAGATTCTGAGGACTAG
- the LOC142521144 gene encoding protein MIZU-KUSSEI 1-like, whose protein sequence is MGDQTPPQTPTSSSSSSSAAPPPQALTLLQPSSKKKTKPVKVFRVFRSVFRSFPIITPVCKLPSLPGGRLPETHGAAAGVRVTGTLFGYRKGRVSLSIQENPRILPMLVLELAMQTQVLQKEMSLGMVRIALECEKRSEIDKTKLVDEPLWTMFCNGKKIGYGVKREATEEDLHVMEVLKAVSMGAGVLPGKSEVEGPDGEMAYMRAHFERVVGSKDSETLYMLSPDGNNGPELSIFFVRI, encoded by the coding sequence ATGGGAGATCAAACTCCACCACAGACGCCGACCTCGTCCTCCTCCTCTTCCTCCGCGGCACCACCGCCCCAGGCTTTAACTCTCCTTCAGCCCTCTTCCAAGAAGAAAACCAAGCCAGTCAAAGTATTCCGCGTCTTCCGCTCCGTCTTCCGATCTTTCCCCATCATAACCCCTGTCTGCAAACTCCCCTCCCTTCCAGGCGGCCGCCTCCCAGAAACACATGGCGCCGCCGCTGGAGTTAGAGTCACCGGGACCCTCTTCGGATACCGTAAAGGCCGTGTCAGCCTCTCCATTCAAGAGAACCCCCGAATTCTACCTATGCTGGTGTTGGAGCTGGCAATGCAGACCCAGGTTCTGCAGAAGGAGATGAGTTTGGGGATGGTGCGCATCGCCTTGGAATGCGAGAAACGGTCGGAGATAGACAAGACGAAGCTTGTGGATGAGCCTCTGTGGACGATGTTTTGCAACGGGAAGAAGATTGGGTACGGCGTGAAGCGGGAGGCTACGGAGGAGGACTTGCATGTGATGGAGGTGCTGAAGGCGGTGTCCATGGGAGCGGGGGTTCTTCCGGGGAAGTCGGAAGTGGAGGGACCCGACGGGGAGATGGCGTACATGCGGGCTCATTTCGAGAGAGTGGTGGGATCCAAGGATTCAGAGACGCTATACATGTTGAGTCCAGATGGTAATAATGGACCTGAATTGAGTATTTTTTTTGTAAGGATatga
- the LOC142521143 gene encoding pseudo histidine-containing phosphotransfer protein 6-like, which produces MLGLNEELLRADMNRLLNLLFHQGVLDEQFLQLQQLQDESSPDFVSEVVNIYFHETEKLLRNLRELLVDIELLDYKKIGIHLNQLVGSSSSIGAKRVRNVCVAFRAISQQNNRPGCLRALEILEHEYCYLKSKLHELFQIEQHRILASAIRYPMQPNNPTT; this is translated from the exons ATGTTGGGTCTCAATGAGGAGCTGTTACGGGCCGACATGAACAGGCTGCTCAATTTACTCTTCCACCAG GGTGTGTTGGACGAGCAGTTCTTGCAGTTGCAACAGCTGCAAGATGAATCGTCTCCGGACTTCGTTTCTGAGGTGGTCAACATATATTTTCACGAGACGGAGAAACTCTTGAGAAACCTCAGAGAGTTGCT ggtGGATATAGAGTTGTTGGATTACAAGAAAATAGGAATCCATTTGAATCAGCTGGTGGGGAGCAGTTCCAGCATTGGTGCCAAAAGAGTTCGAAATGTGTGCGTCGCCTTCCGTGCCATTTCCCAGCAAAATAACAGACCCGG CTGTTTGAGAGCATTGGAAATTTTGGAACACGAGTACTGCTACCTCAAGAGCAAACTGCATGAACTGTTTCAGATTGAACAGCACAGAATCCTGGCATCAGCAATCAGATACCCCATGCAGCCAAATAACCCTACAACTTAA